TTATGGTCACGATGATTTAGGTAGAGACGTATTAGACCAAATTTTCGCTCAAGTTTTTGAGGCTGAAAAAGCCGCCGTGAGAATACAATTTGTTTCGGGAACTCATGCGATCGCATCCTGTCTCTACGGGGTATTACGTCCTAATGACGAAATGTTAGCAGTCGCAGGACATCCTTACGATACCCTAGAGGAAGTAATTGGAGTACGGGGCGAGGGACAAGGTACATTACAAGAATGGGGAGTAAAATATCGAGAATTAGCCCTAACAGATGAAGGAGGCATTGATTGGGAGGGTTTAGCCACCGCCGTCAAACCAGAAACCAAATTAGTATTAATTCAACGCTCTTGTGGTTATTCTTGGCGACAAAGTCTTTCTGTTGCCGATATTGCCCGAGTTGTACAGTTAGTAAAAAAACAAAATCCCGATACTGTCTGCTTTGTGGATAATTGCTATGGAGAATTTATCGAAAAAAGTGAACCCACCGCCGTGGGAGTCGATTTGATGGCAGGGTCATTAATTAAAAATCCGGGTGGTACAATCGTTACCGCAGGAGGATATGTCGCAGGAAGAGAAGACTTAGTAGAAAAAGCCTGTTGTCGTTTAACAGCCCCCGGTATTGGTAGCAGTGGAGGGGCAACATTTGAGCAAAATCGCCTTTTATTTCAGGGGTTTTTTCTTGCACCTCAGATGGTAGCCGAAGCAATGAAAAGTAGTCACCTAATTGCTTATGTTTTTTCTGAATTGGGCTATGAAGTAAACCCTTTACCTTTTACTCCCCGTCGAGATATTATTCAAGCAGTTAAACTAGGTAGCCCTGATAAATTAGTAGCTTTTTGCCGTGCCATTCAAAAAAATTCCCCCATCGGTTCATATTTAGACCCTGTACCTGCACCCATGCCCGGATATGATACAAATTTAGTTATGGCAGGAGGTACTTTTATTGACGGTAGTAC
This is a stretch of genomic DNA from Cyanobacterium aponinum PCC 10605. It encodes these proteins:
- a CDS encoding methionine gamma-lyase family protein codes for the protein MNIDLLIDSAQEKLLPTFAEIDQQVKHHLNKILTAFRDHRVGVHHFSSVSGYGHDDLGRDVLDQIFAQVFEAEKAAVRIQFVSGTHAIASCLYGVLRPNDEMLAVAGHPYDTLEEVIGVRGEGQGTLQEWGVKYRELALTDEGGIDWEGLATAVKPETKLVLIQRSCGYSWRQSLSVADIARVVQLVKKQNPDTVCFVDNCYGEFIEKSEPTAVGVDLMAGSLIKNPGGTIVTAGGYVAGREDLVEKACCRLTAPGIGSSGGATFEQNRLLFQGFFLAPQMVAEAMKSSHLIAYVFSELGYEVNPLPFTPRRDIIQAVKLGSPDKLVAFCRAIQKNSPIGSYLDPVPAPMPGYDTNLVMAGGTFIDGSTSEFSADGPLREPYIVFCQGGTHWTHTAIALKSALEAFSGN